One Archangium violaceum genomic window, CTCCACCCGGTCTCCCGGAATGGAGGCCACCAGCCCCTTCAGCTCGCGCACCAGCGCGAGCCCCTCGGGGATGGTCTTGTTCATCTTCCAGTTGCCAGCGATGAGCTTGCGTCGCGCCTGTACCGCCATATGAGGATTCCCTCCCGGGTGCTTCGCGTACGGTGGACTACTGCTTCGTCTCGAGCGCCTTCACGCCCGGCAGCTCACGGCCCTCGAGGAACTCCAGCGAGGCCCCGCCACCGGTGGACACGTGGCTGAGCTTCACGCCCAACCCCATCTCGTTCACGGCCGCTGCGCTGTCACCACCGCCCACCACCGTGATGGCGTCCTTGTTGATGGCCATGGACTCGGCCACCGTGCGCGTGCCCGCGGCGTACTTCTCCACCTCGAACATGCCCATGGGGCCGTTCCACACCACCGTCTTCGCGTTGCGGATGTGCTCGGAGAACATGGCCCGCGTCTTCGGGCCGATGTCCAGGCCCATCAGGTCGGCGGGGATGGCCCGGTCCGGCACCTCGCGCACCTCGCCCTTGTCCGTGGGCTCGGTGCTGCAGATGTGGTCGATGGGCAGCACGAGCGCCGTCTTCAGCCGCTGCGCGGCCTCCAGCATGCGCGTGGCCAGCGACAGCTTGTCCTCTTCCACGCGGCTCTTGCCCACCTCGATGCCCTGCGCCTTGAGGAAGGTGTAGGCCATGGCGCCACCGATGAGCAGCGCGTCCACCTTGGGCAGCAGGCTTTCGATCACCTTGATCTTGTCGCTCACCTTGGCGCCGCCCAGGATGGCCACGAAGGGCTTGGCCGGGTTCTTCATCACGCCGCCGAGGTACTCCAGCTCCTTGCGCATCAGGAGGCCGGCGCCCTTCTCCTTGACGAAGGGGACCATGCCCGCGGTGGAGGCATGGGCGCGGTGCGCGGTGCCGAAGGCGTCGTTGATGTAGACGTCGGCGAAGGAGGCGAGCTCGCGCGCGAAGGCCTCGTCGTTGGCCTCCTCCTCCTTGTGGAAGCGCAGGTTCTCGAGCATGAGCACCTGGCCGTCCTTCAGGTCCTTCACCAGCTTGCGCACGCCGTCACCCACGCAGTCGTCGGCGAGGATGACCTCGTGCTTGGCCCCGAGCAGCTCGGTGAGCCGCGAGGCGGCCGGCTCGAGCGATAGCTTCGGGTCCGGCCCCTTGGGGCGCCCGAGGTGGGAGGCCAGAATCACCTTCCCGCCCATATCCAGCGCACGCCGGATGGTCGGCAGCGCCTCGCGGATGCGGGTGTCGTCGGTGATGCGCTTGCCCTCCAGGGGAACGTTGAAGTCCACCCGGATGAAGACGCGCTTACCGGTGAGCTGCATGTCGTCGATGTAGCGGATCATCTCGGTCCTCCCACTCGGAACGCTGACTGACTAGAAGCCCTTGGACGCGAGGAACTTCGCCGTGTCCACCATGCGGTTGGAGAAGCCCCACTCGTTGTCGTACCAGGCCATCACCTTGAGCAGGTTGTCGCCCATGACCATGGTGTTGGTGGAGTCGAAGATGGAGGAGTGCGGGTTGCCGTTGTAGTCGACGGAGACGGTCAGCTCCTCGCTGTACTGGAGGATGCCCTTGAGCGGGCCCTCGGCGGCGGCCTTGAAGGCGGCGTTGACGGCGTCCACAGTGACGGACTTGCTGGTCACCACGCTCAGGTCCACCAGGGACACGTTCGGGGTGGGCACGCGCACCGCCTGGCCGTTCATCTTGCCCTTGAGCGCCGGGAGCACCTCACCGATGGCCTTCGCGGCACCGGTGGAGGCGGGAATCATCGACAGGGCGGCGGCGCGGGCGCGGCGCAGGTCCTTGTGCGTGAGGTCCAGGATGCGCTGGTCGTTGGTGTAGCTGTGGATGGTGGTCATCACGCCCTTCTCGATGCCGAAGTTCTCGAGAAGCACCTTGCCCAGCGGCGCCAGGCAGTTGGTGGTGCAGGAGGCGTTGGAGAGGATGTGGTGCTTCTTGGCATCGTACTGGTCGTGGTTGATGCCGTAGGCGATCGTCAGGTCCGGGCCCTTGGCCGGCGCGGAGATGATGACCTTCTTGGCGCCCGCGCCCAGGTGCTTCTCGGCGCCGTCGCGCTCGGTGAAGCGGCCGGTGCACTCGAGCACGATGTCCGCGCCCAGGGACTTCCAGGGCAGCGCCGTGGGGTCCTTCTGGGCGGTGACGGCGATCTCCTTGCCGTCGATGACGATGCCCTTGTCCGTGGCCTTCACGGTGCCCGGCCAGGTGCCGTGCACGGAGTCGTACTTGAAGAGGTGCGCCAGCGCGGCCGGCTCGTCGAGGTCGTTGATGGCGACGAAGTCGAGATCCTCCTTACGGCTCAGCGCCGCGCGAAGCACGCAGCGGCCGATACGACCGAATCCGTTGATGGCAATCTTGGTGGCCATGTCCCAGTCTCCTTAGGCGGATAGAAAGCTCACAGACACACGACGGGCCGGCCGTACGCCCACCCGCCGTGGGAAAGGCGGGCGACCGTAGGCAGGTAGCGCACGCGAGTCAACGCTCTGTGAAGGGAGAACGACGACCCGTGCGCCGTAGCTGAACAGTCCACAGCAGCAACAGCCACGTAGCGACCATGGATCCCCCGCCTGCCCGGCAGCCGCAGCCCGTATCCGCGTTTTCGTAGGACTCGGGAACGCTGTTCAGGGAGCAGGGGGCCGGGCTCGCTGGGGCCGGTGTTTCGGCATCCGGAGGCAGGGTCTCCTCTCCGTCAGGAGCGGCGGGGGGAGAGGACAGCACCCCCGCCCGAGCGAGGAACGCCCCCATGAGCCAGGCGCGTCGCGAGGGCGTGACGACGGCCTCCAGGGGCACGCTCAGGAAGAGGACCTGTCCCCCCTCGGCGGAAGACACGCCGGCGGCCAGTCCCGTCCCGACATAGCCCAGCACGGGGGAGCCCCCCTCCAGGGGAATGAGTACGTCCGCTCCCCCCACCGGGAAGCCACCGCGCAGACCGTCATCGAGCAGCGAGGCGGATAGCTCCGGGAGCCACCCGTCCGAAAGTCCACCCACCAGGAGACCGGACGTGCCGCAACCGGGCAGGGTATGGAGGAACCCGGTCAGGAAGGCCTGATCCTCCGCCCCTCCAGCGGCGAGCGCGGATGCCACATGGCTACCCGAGAGCAGCAGGTGCCCGCCTGCGTTGACGAAGGTGCGCATGAGCTGCTGCTCGGCGGCACTCGGACCCTTCCCCCCTACCCCACCCCGCCCGGTGAACCAGTCCAGCACCCGATAGCCCACGGGCGTGAGCAGGCCCGCGGCGATCGCCTCGCTGGTCGCCCCGTCGAAGGCCACCGCGTGCTGCGCCACCGCCTCCCCATGACGCCGCAGCGCCGTGCCGTCATTCATGGACTCCAGGAGCGCGCGCAGGGGCGAGCCCAGGTCGTACGCCGAGAGGTCCTCGGCACGCGCCAGCGTCGCGTCCAGGCGCCGGAAGGCGTTGATCACGAGCACCTCCGGAACCCGGCCCGCGTCCGGAACGCGCACCCCCACCACCTCCGAGGGGAAGGACTCGCCCCCCGCGTTGAAGGCGGCCACGCGGAAGTAGCGCGTCGTGCCCGCCGGCAGGCTGAGGGAAAAGGAAGTGGCGTCCACCTCGGTGCCCTCGTCCCAGGCCAGCCCATCCACGCTCTGGTAGACCCGATAGCCGGTAGCCGGGAACTGGGCGGGCACGCTGCCGTCCGGGTCCGGCGGCACGGTCCACTTCACCTCCACCCCGCCACCGCTGGTGTTGCGCGCCACCACCGCCGGGGGCGCCTCGGGAGGCAGCTGCACCGGCAGCCCATCCTTCTCTGCGAAATACTTGATGACTCCATGCAGGAGAGCGCGCGCGGCGACGCGGCGGAAGTTCGGATCCTTGAGGTGCGCGGCGTCCTGGGCGTTGTCGTGATAGGCGATCTCCATCAGCACGGAGGGGATCTCCGGGTTGTGTCTCGGGTTCACCTCGCCCAGGTTGGCCGAGCGCAGCTTGCGCACCCTCCAGGAGGGCTCCACCTCCCGCTGGAGATCCACCGTCAGCTCCTCCAGCAGCTTCTGCGCGAGCACCTCGCTGCCGGGCACTCCGGTGAAGTTATAGGTGCCGTCCACGGGATTGGGGCCGTAGACATAGGCCTCGGTGCCTCGCACGTTGCCCGTGCTGGAGGCGTTGGTGTGCCAGGCGACGTAGACGGCATCCTCTCCGTCCTCGTGCAGCCAGGCGGCGAAGCGCGCGCGCGCGGAGACGTCGTCATTGCGCTCGTTGGAGAGAGCGTTGGTGCCCGAGGGCGCGAACACCTCGGGCGGCGCGCCGCTGAACTGGGTGTGGTAGCGCGCGCACTCCTCGAAGCGCGGGCGAGGAAGGGCACCCAGGGCCGCATCGCCAATGTCCCCGCTCCCGCCGCCGATGCGCACCGCGTCCAGGGACACGCTGCCCGTCATCGTCGAGTCATTGATCGCCACCACTGAGGCCGTCTCCGGGTGCTGGCCCGCGCGGAAGTAGAAGCGGCCCAGCAGCACCCACGTTCCACCGTGGCGGCGCTGGTTCACCCGGAAGTGGCTCTCGCCCCCCGCGTGCCGCACCAGGTAGTGCGCGTCCGTGACGCGATCCGGGTCCGCCACGTACGAGACGTACACGTGGTAGTAGCCGTCGGCCGGAATCGCTCCCGCCCAGGTGGCACGCGCGGACTCCGTGGGCGAGGCCTTCATCACCCGCTGGTCCCCGAGCCTGAAGGGCTCCACCGCGTTCCCCATGGGCACCGGCGGCGTGCCCCATCCGGGCTGGCTGGAGGAGAAGAGCTCCGCGGCCCCCTCCTCCGAATAGCCCGCCCCGCCATTGTCGACGAGCAGCATGCGCGGGTTGAGATCCGACTCCCGCACGGGAATCACCGTGGCGCCCGCGCCCATCAGCATCGGCATCAGGTACTGGTTGAGCGTCTCGATGGAGACCAGGTCCTCGACGACGCCGTTCGTGTTGCCACGCTGGGTGGCCCACCGGCCCAGGGGCGAGCTGCGATAGAAGCCGTGCCCGGGGCTCAGGTAGAGCGTCTTGCCCGACAGGGCGCCGGAGCGGATGCGCGTCTGGGGCAGCCCCGAGAGCGCGGAGACCCGGCCCGAGCGGTCCTCGCGGCGCACCAGGGCGGGCTCCGAGCGCTGCCAGCGCGTCTCGTGGGGCCGGGGACCGGGCAGCGGGACATAGACGGCACCCGGAGGCTCCAGGCCACAATCATGAGAGAAGGTGTCCTCCTCCTGGGCTCGGCTCATGCTCGGCAGGCAGAGCAGGGAGACCAGCATCCAGGCGGTGGTTCGTACGTGAGCAGGAAGGGCCATGGGGGGCCGGAGGTTAGGCCCCGGCGCGAGGGCAAGCCAATCAATCCGTGGGTGCCCGCCTGCTCTCCCGCTAACCTGTCCGTGATGAGCTCTCCAGCACTTTCACCCCAGCCGCCGCCTCCTCCCGAGAAGAAGCCGACTCCGGCCCCTCCATCTCATGGCGGCTCCGGGATGCTCGCGTCCTTCCGTCACGCGTGGAACGGGCTCATCCACACCGCCGTCCACCAGCGCAACATGCGCGTCCACATCGTCTCCGCGTTGCTCGTGGGCCTGGTGGGCAGCGGCATCGAGCTCGGGCTCGCGGAGAAGGTGACGCTCATCTTCTGCGTCCTCCTCATCTTCTTCGCGGAGATCCTCAACAGCGCGCTCGAGCACCTGGTGGACCTCGCCACCCGCCACTTCGACGAGAAGGCCCGCCTCACCAAGGACGCGGCCGCAGCGGGCGTGCTGGTGCTCGCCACCGGCACCGTCGTCATCTTCGCCGCCATCCTCGTGCACAACTGGGAGACGGTGGTCACCAGCGGTCCGCAGATCGCTCGTCAGGTGGCCCTCGGCCTGCCACTGGCCCTCTGCGTGACGGTGCTGATGCTGCCGCAACCCCGCTCCGTCTGGGTGGACCGCGTCGCCTTCGTGGGAGGCGCCGTCCTGCTCGGGGCGCTCGCGCCTCGCACCGCCAGCTCCGTCTTCACCGCCATGGACGCCGGCCTGCTCATCGTCGCCGGGGCCGCCGCCCGCCAGCGGCGTCGTGAACGCGAAGGCCACCGGTAGTCCCCACGGCGGAACGCGGACATGAAAAAACCGGCTCCAGGCCGGTTCGTTCTGCTTGCCTCCTAGGGGCGCTCGAGCCCCGGGACCTGCCCGGAACCCGGCTGCCCTCTAGGGACAGCGCCAGTCTAGAGGGTCAGGCCTCCTGCCGGAAGTCCGGCCGGGCCTCCTGCGTTGGCTGGGCAACGTTCTTGTCGACGCCCTTGATGTTCTCCGTTACCAGGTCCAGCAGCTCCGTGGCGATGCCGATGATCTGCATGGGGGTGTAGCCGCTCGCGCGCAGCTGGTTGAAGAAGGTCCGGGCAAGGATCCGAGTGCCCTGCTTGTCAGTACTCAAGGACGTGTCCTCCGAAAGCGGTGGGACCGCGTAATCACTGGCGATTCCTTCTTCAACCCTCGTGCCAGCAGTCGGCTTCCAAACGGATTTCCCATGCACATCGGGGACTTGGGAGACGCGAGGGGCTCACGCGGTTGTCTGGAGATGCGAAGGGGTCTTCGCACCCCGCCCCTGGCTCAGGGGGGGGGCATCCGAGGGGTGTATCGTCAAGTTCGCACCCACGCGTTTCCTACGTGTTCAACAGCTTGCATTCAGGGGCTCGGGCGGCGCACATACGCGCCCCCTTTCCCCGGCTTCAGGAGAAGAGCAGCGCATGGCTTATCGGGTGAACAACATCGGGTTGTGGTTGGACGAGCCGGAGGAGCTGCTCGGGCAGAGAGCCGCCGAGAAGCTCGGAGTGACCCGGGCGGACCTGGCGAGCGTGCGGGTCGTGCGCGCGGTGTTGGATGCCCGCAAGAAAGGCAGCCCTCGCTACATCTATACGTTGGAGGTGGAACTGGGGCCCGGGCGCGCGCCGAAGCGGCTGCCCCCGGACGTCAGTGAGACGCCGCCTCCTCCCGAGCCCCCACAACGCGTGAAGGAGCCGGAGCGCATGCCGCTCATCATCGGCACCGGACCCGCGGGACTCTTCTGCGCACTGAGCCTGCTGGAACGCGGCGTACGCACCATCCTCATCGAGCGCGGCAAGGAAGTCGTGTCGCGGCGGAAAGATGTGGCGAAGCTGATGCGGGACGGCTCGTTGGACCCGGAGAGCAACATGAACTTCGGGGAGGGTGGGGCCGGCGCTTATACCGACGGCAAGCTGTCCACGCGCATCAACCACCCGCTGGTGCGCAAGGTCATCGAGACGTTCGCCCGCTGCGGCGCGCCGGACCACATCCTCATCGAGGGCAAGCCGCACATCGGCTCGGACCTGTTGCCGGGCGCGGTGGCGAAGCTGCGCGAGGAGCTCATCGCCGGCGGCTGCCAGGTGCTCTTCGAGCACAAGGTGGAGGAGGTCCTCTACCGCGACGGCCGGGTGTCGGGCGTGAGGCTCGCGGACGGACGGACGCTGGAGAGCGATCGCGTGGTGCTCGCCCCGGGCAACTCGGCGCGCGAGCTCTACGAGCGCTTCGCCGCCGACGGGCGCGTGGTCATCGAGCCCAAGCCCTTCGCGCTCGGCTTCCGCGCCGAGCACCCGCAGGGGCTCATCAACTCCATCCAGTACGGCAGCGCGGCGAAGAACCCGAAGCTGCCGCCGGCCGACTACAAGCTGGCGGAGAACCTGGACGTGGATGGGGAGGTGCGCGGCGTCTACTCGTTCTGCATGTGCCCGGGAGGCATCGTGGTGCCCACGCCCACGCAGGACGGGCTGCAGTGCACCAACGGCATGAGCAACTCGCGCCGCAACGCGAAGTACGCCAACGCGGGCATCGTCGTCACGGTGTCCGTGCAGGACTTCGAGCGCGAGGGCTTCCGGGGTCCGCTCGCGGGCCTGGAGTTCCAGCGCCACTGGGAGTCCAAGGCGTACGAGCTGGGTGGGGGGAAGTTCTTCGCTCCCGCGCAGACGATCCCCGACTACCTGGCCGGGCGCGTGAAGAAGGATCCGGGCGGGACGAGCTACCGGCCGGGGTTGGCCCACACGGATCTCAACAAGCTCTTCCCGCCGGGGCTCACGCAGTCGCTGAAGCAGGCGCTCAAGGCGTTCGACCGGAAGATGCGCGGCTTCATCAGCGATGAGGGCAAGCTCATCGGCATCGAGAGCCGCACCAGCTCGCCGGTGCGCATCACCCGCGGCGAGGACATGCAGTCCGTGTCGATGCGCGGGCTCTACCCCGCCGGCGAGGGTTGTGGCTACGCGGGCGGTATCGTCTCCTCGGCCATTGATGGATTGCGCGTGGCGGAGCAGATTGCGACCGAGCTGGCCTGAGCCACGGGAGGGCGCCATGGGCTACCGCGTACGCACACCGGATGGAGAGCTGCACTACCCCAGCCTGTTGGACGTGGAGGCGGCGTACAGCCAGGGCCTGGTGGACCCGAACGACGAAGTGCTCGAGGACGGACACTCCACCTGGCGCAAGGCGTCGAGCATCCCGGCGCTCGCCCGAGCCCGCCCCGCGACGAAGGGGCTCTTGGGGGGCACCCAGCTGCTCAGCGTCGCCGCCTCGGTGGTGATGGGCATCTGGGCGCTGATGCTCATCCTGAGCGACTCCTGGGCCCGGCGCGGGTTGGGCATCGTCCTGGCGCTGGGCGTGAGCGCGCTGCTCACCCGGGTGACGGCCAAGGCCTTCAAGCGGCCGGGCCCCACGAAGGACTGAGAGCCCATCCCCTCTCCCGCTCCCCTGCTCTCCAGGGGGGCACTCCCAACCTCCCCGCACCGCCCCTCCGTCCGCCCCATGTTCCCTCCGTTGTGGACCACATGGCGCGGCCCGGGGACCCGGCCCGTGCAGAGGGGAGGACGGCCTTGCTCAATACCTACCTTTCCCGCGAGGCGGCGCGACGGCTCAAGCATGGCGCGCCCTGGGTGCGTCGGGAGGACATCGTCTCGATGGAAGGCACCCCGCCCGTAGGGGAGGCGGTGCAGCTCCGGGACGAGGACGGACAGGTGCTCGGGCTGGCGGACGTGGACCTCGAGTCCTCCTACGCGGTGCGCCGGTTGGGGCTGCCGGAGGAATCGGCCGAGGGCCTCATCGCCCGTCACGTGCGCCACGCCTTCGAGCGCCGCGCGCGCATGGTGGATGACCCGCGCTTCTGCCGCTCCATCAACGACGACGGCGACGCCCTCCCCGGCCTCATCGTGGACCGCTATGACACGCACCTCGTCGTCCAGACGCTCACGCGCGCCATGGACGCCCGGCTGCAGGAGATCACCCGCGCCCTCGTGGAGGTGAGCGGGGCGGAGTCCGTCCTGTTGCGCAACGACACCACCCGGCGCCGGCAGCTCGGCCTGCCCGTGCAGCGGCCCCATGCCCTCTACGGCAACCCGCCGCGCTGGAGCCGCGTGCTGGAGCTGGGCGCGCGCTTCACGGTGGACCTCACCTACGGCCCGGGCGTGGGCTATCCCTATGATCAGCGCGAGCTGCGCCGCTTCATCGCCCGGCTCGCCCAGGGCGCGCGTGTGTTGGATCCGAGCTGCCATGTGGGCGGACTCTTCGTCCACGCCGGGCGCCATGGTGCCCGCTCCATCCTCGCCTTCGACAGCGACGCGGACACGGCGGACCTGGCCCGGGAGAACGGAGAAGCCAACGGGTTGTTGGGGCGCCTGCGGGTGGAACGCGGCGATGCGCTCACCGTACTGCGCGGCCTGCACGACACCTTCGACCTGGTGTTGTTGGACACCCCCGAGGCCACCTCTCGCGAGTCCTTCATCGAGCAGGTGCGCCTGGGCCTGCGCGTCACCCGCCACGGCGGCACCCTGCTCATCGTCGGCTACCACCCGCCCCTGCCCACGGGCGGCTTCGACGAGCTGGTGGCCGAGGCCTGCGAGCAGGAGGGACGCATGGGCTTCCGCTTCGCCCGGCTGGGCCTGCCGCCGGACCACCCCACCCTCGTGGGTTTCCCTGGCACCGACTACCTGTCGGGTATCGTCCTGGAGACGAGCTGACCCGCCCTACTTCTTCGTCGCGTGTTTGCGCACGGCCCGGAGGACGTCCGGCACGGACGTCTTGTTCGCCCGGTCGGCGATCCACTTGGGCACCGAGCCCCCCGGGTCCGTGTAGAGATAGTAGGTGGCGAAGGTCTTCTTCCCGTCCTCGCGCGGCTCCAGCAGCCAGTAGCCCGTGTTGAGTTTCACACGCACCACGCCCTTGCGCTCGGGCGGCACCCCCTCCGTGGCCGCGGTCCAGGAGGACTTCAGGAAGCCCTTCCCGTCCTTCCAGTCCGACTCGTCGACGATGCGGATGATGAAGTCGCGTTTGTCCACCA contains:
- a CDS encoding START domain-containing protein, with product MSFFSALPLLVLLAGADEPAWRQVARDDGIIVMARTPEGGSVSEVKATALVDAPPRDVWRVIRDYNHYTKTMPYTEESRVLSSEQDGKVIVFHCVVNAPLVDKRDFIIRIVDESDWKDGKGFLKSSWTAATEGVPPERKGVVRVKLNTGYWLLEPREDGKKTFATYYLYTDPGGSVPKWIADRANKTSVPDVLRAVRKHATKK
- a CDS encoding phosphoglycerate kinase, with the protein product MIRYIDDMQLTGKRVFIRVDFNVPLEGKRITDDTRIREALPTIRRALDMGGKVILASHLGRPKGPDPKLSLEPAASRLTELLGAKHEVILADDCVGDGVRKLVKDLKDGQVLMLENLRFHKEEEANDEAFARELASFADVYINDAFGTAHRAHASTAGMVPFVKEKGAGLLMRKELEYLGGVMKNPAKPFVAILGGAKVSDKIKVIESLLPKVDALLIGGAMAYTFLKAQGIEVGKSRVEEDKLSLATRMLEAAQRLKTALVLPIDHICSTEPTDKGEVREVPDRAIPADLMGLDIGPKTRAMFSEHIRNAKTVVWNGPMGMFEVEKYAAGTRTVAESMAINKDAITVVGGGDSAAAVNEMGLGVKLSHVSTGGGASLEFLEGRELPGVKALETKQ
- a CDS encoding N-acetylmuramoyl-L-alanine amidase, coding for MLVSLLCLPSMSRAQEEDTFSHDCGLEPPGAVYVPLPGPRPHETRWQRSEPALVRREDRSGRVSALSGLPQTRIRSGALSGKTLYLSPGHGFYRSSPLGRWATQRGNTNGVVEDLVSIETLNQYLMPMLMGAGATVIPVRESDLNPRMLLVDNGGAGYSEEGAAELFSSSQPGWGTPPVPMGNAVEPFRLGDQRVMKASPTESARATWAGAIPADGYYHVYVSYVADPDRVTDAHYLVRHAGGESHFRVNQRRHGGTWVLLGRFYFRAGQHPETASVVAINDSTMTGSVSLDAVRIGGGSGDIGDAALGALPRPRFEECARYHTQFSGAPPEVFAPSGTNALSNERNDDVSARARFAAWLHEDGEDAVYVAWHTNASSTGNVRGTEAYVYGPNPVDGTYNFTGVPGSEVLAQKLLEELTVDLQREVEPSWRVRKLRSANLGEVNPRHNPEIPSVLMEIAYHDNAQDAAHLKDPNFRRVAARALLHGVIKYFAEKDGLPVQLPPEAPPAVVARNTSGGGVEVKWTVPPDPDGSVPAQFPATGYRVYQSVDGLAWDEGTEVDATSFSLSLPAGTTRYFRVAAFNAGGESFPSEVVGVRVPDAGRVPEVLVINAFRRLDATLARAEDLSAYDLGSPLRALLESMNDGTALRRHGEAVAQHAVAFDGATSEAIAAGLLTPVGYRVLDWFTGRGGVGGKGPSAAEQQLMRTFVNAGGHLLLSGSHVASALAAGGAEDQAFLTGFLHTLPGCGTSGLLVGGLSDGWLPELSASLLDDGLRGGFPVGGADVLIPLEGGSPVLGYVGTGLAAGVSSAEGGQVLFLSVPLEAVVTPSRRAWLMGAFLARAGVLSSPPAAPDGEETLPPDAETPAPASPAPCSLNSVPESYENADTGCGCRAGGGSMVATWLLLLWTVQLRRTGRRSPFTER
- a CDS encoding NAD(P)/FAD-dependent oxidoreductase, giving the protein MAYRVNNIGLWLDEPEELLGQRAAEKLGVTRADLASVRVVRAVLDARKKGSPRYIYTLEVELGPGRAPKRLPPDVSETPPPPEPPQRVKEPERMPLIIGTGPAGLFCALSLLERGVRTILIERGKEVVSRRKDVAKLMRDGSLDPESNMNFGEGGAGAYTDGKLSTRINHPLVRKVIETFARCGAPDHILIEGKPHIGSDLLPGAVAKLREELIAGGCQVLFEHKVEEVLYRDGRVSGVRLADGRTLESDRVVLAPGNSARELYERFAADGRVVIEPKPFALGFRAEHPQGLINSIQYGSAAKNPKLPPADYKLAENLDVDGEVRGVYSFCMCPGGIVVPTPTQDGLQCTNGMSNSRRNAKYANAGIVVTVSVQDFEREGFRGPLAGLEFQRHWESKAYELGGGKFFAPAQTIPDYLAGRVKKDPGGTSYRPGLAHTDLNKLFPPGLTQSLKQALKAFDRKMRGFISDEGKLIGIESRTSSPVRITRGEDMQSVSMRGLYPAGEGCGYAGGIVSSAIDGLRVAEQIATELA
- the gap gene encoding type I glyceraldehyde-3-phosphate dehydrogenase, whose protein sequence is MATKIAINGFGRIGRCVLRAALSRKEDLDFVAINDLDEPAALAHLFKYDSVHGTWPGTVKATDKGIVIDGKEIAVTAQKDPTALPWKSLGADIVLECTGRFTERDGAEKHLGAGAKKVIISAPAKGPDLTIAYGINHDQYDAKKHHILSNASCTTNCLAPLGKVLLENFGIEKGVMTTIHSYTNDQRILDLTHKDLRRARAAALSMIPASTGAAKAIGEVLPALKGKMNGQAVRVPTPNVSLVDLSVVTSKSVTVDAVNAAFKAAAEGPLKGILQYSEELTVSVDYNGNPHSSIFDSTNTMVMGDNLLKVMAWYDNEWGFSNRMVDTAKFLASKGF
- a CDS encoding class I SAM-dependent rRNA methyltransferase produces the protein MLNTYLSREAARRLKHGAPWVRREDIVSMEGTPPVGEAVQLRDEDGQVLGLADVDLESSYAVRRLGLPEESAEGLIARHVRHAFERRARMVDDPRFCRSINDDGDALPGLIVDRYDTHLVVQTLTRAMDARLQEITRALVEVSGAESVLLRNDTTRRRQLGLPVQRPHALYGNPPRWSRVLELGARFTVDLTYGPGVGYPYDQRELRRFIARLAQGARVLDPSCHVGGLFVHAGRHGARSILAFDSDADTADLARENGEANGLLGRLRVERGDALTVLRGLHDTFDLVLLDTPEATSRESFIEQVRLGLRVTRHGGTLLIVGYHPPLPTGGFDELVAEACEQEGRMGFRFARLGLPPDHPTLVGFPGTDYLSGIVLETS
- a CDS encoding diacylglycerol kinase family protein, with the protein product MSSPALSPQPPPPPEKKPTPAPPSHGGSGMLASFRHAWNGLIHTAVHQRNMRVHIVSALLVGLVGSGIELGLAEKVTLIFCVLLIFFAEILNSALEHLVDLATRHFDEKARLTKDAAAAGVLVLATGTVVIFAAILVHNWETVVTSGPQIARQVALGLPLALCVTVLMLPQPRSVWVDRVAFVGGAVLLGALAPRTASSVFTAMDAGLLIVAGAAARQRRREREGHR